The genomic DNA GTCATCACCGTCAACTTGCCCCGTCCCCGCGACGACACCGGCCCGGAGTTTCAGGCTATTGTGCGGCAAGCGCGGCAGGTGATGGGCGCAAGCAATGAAGCGTAAGGAGTAGGCAGCAAGTGGCAGATAGCAAAGTAGAAGGTAACAAAGTAACCCGGCTTATATATTATGCCTCGCGTGTTATGTGTCACTTGTCACGGATTACATTCAACGCGCAACGGTTAACCCTCACCGACCGCACTATTGCCGGGTTGATTGTGGCTTTGGCGCTGCTGGGCTGGGAGGTGGCCCTGCGGCTCAACAATACGCCGGTCTATCTCCTGCCCGCGCCGTCGGACATTTTGCAAAAATTGTTGGAAAATCCCGGCCCGCTGCTGCTGGCCGGCGGCGTTACCCTGGCCGAGGCCCTGGCCGGGCTGGTGTTGGGCAGCAGCATTGGGCTGGCTCTGGCCCTGCTGTTGAATTTTTGGGCTAAATTGGAACAGGGCGTTCTTTCGCTGGCCATTCTCATCAAAGCCACTCCCCTGATTGCTATTGCGCCTATTTTGACCATCTGGCTTGGTTACGGCCCGGCCCCTAAAATTGTGGTTACGGCCTTGTTGACCTTTTTCCCGGTCTTGATCAACGCCCTCAGCGGCTTCCGGGCCGTAGACAAAGCCATGCTGGACCTGGTGCGATCCTGGGACGCGAATCCCTGGGAGATATTTATTCATCTGCGCTGGCCAATGGCCCAACCCTATCTTTTTGCCGCCCTCAAAGTGGTTGGCCCGCTGGCCCTGATTGGGGCCGTAGTGGCCGAGTGGATGGGTGCCTCCAGCGGCCTGGGCCGCGAAATGTGGCTGGCCTACGCTAACCTGAACATGCCCGCCCTCTTTGCCGCCGTGTTTGTGCTCACCCTCATCAGCATTACGCTCTATCAAGGCATTATCTTATTGGAAAAACGGTTCCTATTTTGGCAGAAATAGCGGGCCGGCGCGCAGAGCGCAAAAAATCAACTTTATCCTTTTGACCAACGACCGCCGACGAACGACCGGCAAAAAAATAAGTCGTTCGTCATCCGTCGTTCGTCGTTTGCTATATAGGAGGCTTCTGATCACAATGAAACACAAACTCCATTTTCTACTCTTATTTTTCCTGCTCGCCGGCTGCC from Anaerolineae bacterium includes the following:
- a CDS encoding ABC transporter permease; amino-acid sequence: MADSKVEGNKVTRLIYYASRVMCHLSRITFNAQRLTLTDRTIAGLIVALALLGWEVALRLNNTPVYLLPAPSDILQKLLENPGPLLLAGGVTLAEALAGLVLGSSIGLALALLLNFWAKLEQGVLSLAILIKATPLIAIAPILTIWLGYGPAPKIVVTALLTFFPVLINALSGFRAVDKAMLDLVRSWDANPWEIFIHLRWPMAQPYLFAALKVVGPLALIGAVVAEWMGASSGLGREMWLAYANLNMPALFAAVFVLTLISITLYQGIILLEKRFLFWQK